The Camelina sativa cultivar DH55 unplaced genomic scaffold, Cs unpScaffold00820, whole genome shotgun sequence DNA window NNNNNNNNNNNNNNNNNNNNNNNNNNNNNNNNNNNNNNNNNNNNNNNNNNNNNNNNNNNNNNNNNNNNNNNNNNNNNNNNNNNNNNNNNNNNNNNNNNNNNNNNNNNNNNNNNNNNNNNNNNNNNNNNNNNNNNNNNNNNNNNNNNNNNNNNNNNNNNNNNNNNNNNNNNNNNNNNNNNNNNNNNNNNNNNNNNNNNNNNNNNNNNNNNNNNNNNNNNNNNNNNNNNNNNNNNNNNNNNNNNNNNNNNNNNNNNNNNNNNNNNNNNNNNNNNNNNNNNNNNNNNNNNNNNNNNNNNNNNNNNNNNNNNNNNNNNNNNNNNNNNNNNNNNNNNNNNNNNNNNNNNNNNNNNNNNNNNNNNNNNNNNNNNNNNNNNNNNNNNNNNNNNNNNNNNNNNNNNNNNNNNNNNNNNNNNNNNNNNNNNNNNNNNNNNNNNNNNNNNNNNNNNNNNNNNNNNNNNNNNNNNNNNNNNNNNNNNNNNNNNNNNNNNNNNNNNNNNNNNNNNNNNNNNNNNNNNNNNNNNNNNNNNNNNNNNNNNNNNNNNNNNNNNNNNNNNNNNNNNNNNNNNNNNNNNNNNNNNNNNNNNNNNNNNNNNNNNNNNNNNNNNNNNNNNNNNNNNNNNNNNNNNNNNNNNNNNNNNNNNNNNNNNNNNNNNNNNNNNNNNNNNNNNNNNNNNNNNNNNNNNNNNNNNNNNNNNNNNNNNNNNNNNNNNNNNNNNNNNNNNNNNNNNNNNNNNNNNNNNNNNNNNNNNNNNNNNNNNNNNNNNNNNNNNNNNNNNNNNNNNNNNNNNNNNNNNNNNNNNNNNNNNNNNNNNNNNNNNNNNNNNNNNNNNNNNNNNNNNNNNNNNNNNNNNNNNNNNNNNNNNNNNNNNNNNNNNNNNNNNNNNNNNNNNNNNNNNNNNNNNNNNNNNNNNNNNNNNNNNNNNNNNNNNNNNNNNNNNNNNNNNNNNNNNNNNNNNNNNNNNNNNNNNNNNNNNNNNNNNNNNNNNNNNNNNNNNNNNNNNNNNNNNNNNNNNNNNNNNNNNNNNNNNNNNNNNNNNNNNNNNNNNNNNNNNNNNNNNNNNNNNNNNNNNNNNNNNNNNNNNNNNNNNNNNNNNNNNNNNNNNNNNNNNNNNNNNNNNNNNNNNNNNNNNNNNNNNNNNNNNNNNNNNNNNNNNNNNNNNNNNNNNNNNNNNNNNNNNNNNNNNNNNNNNNNNNNNNNNNNNNNNNNNNNNNNNNNNNNNNNNNNNNNNNNNNNNNNNNNNNNNNNNNNNNNNNNNNNNNNNNNNNNNNNNNNNNNNNNNNNNNNNNNNNNNNNNNNNNNNNNNNNNNNNNNNNNNNNNNNNNNNNNNNNNNNNNNNNNNNNNNNNNNNNNNNNNNNNNNNNNNNNNNNNNNNNNNNNNNNNNNNNNNNNNNNNNNNNNNNNNNNNNNNNNNNNNNNNNNNNNNNNNNNNNNNNNNNNNNNNNNNNNNNNNNNNNNNNNNNNNNNNNNNNNNNNNNNNNNNNNNNNNNNNNNNNNNNNNNNNNNNNNNNNNNNNNNNNNNNNNNNNNNNNNNNNNNNNNNNNNNNNNNNNNNNNNNNNNNNNNNNNNNNNNNNNNNNNNNNNNNNNNNNNNNNNNNNNNNNNNNNNNNNNNNNNNNNNNNNNNNNNNNNNNNNNNNNNNNNNNNNNNNNNNNNNNNNNNNNNNNNNNNNNNNNNNNNNNNNNNNNNNNNNNNNNNNNNNNNNNNNNNNNNNNNNNNNNNNNNNNNNNNNNNNNNNNNNNNNNNNNNNNNNNNNNNNNNNNNNNNNNNNNNNNNNNNNNNNNNNNNNNNNNNNNNNNNNNNNNNNNNNNNNNNNNNNNNNNNNNNNNNNNNNNNNNNNNNNNNNNNNNNNNNNNNNNNNNNNNNNNNNNNNNNNNNNNNNNNNNNNNNNNNNNNNNNNNNNNNNNNNNNNNNNNNNNNNNNNNNNNNNNNNNNNNNNNNNNNNNNNNNNNNNNNNNNNNNNNNNNNNNNNNNNNNNNNNNNNNNNNNNNNNNNNNNNNNNNNNNNNNNNNNNNNNNNNNNNNNNNNNNNNNNNNNNNNNNNNNNNNNNNNNNNNNNNNNNNNNNNNNNNNNNNNNNNNNNNNNNNNNNNNNNNNNNNNNNNNNNNNNNNNNNNNNNNNNNNNNNNNNNNNNNNNNNNNNNNNNNNNNNNNNNNNNNNNNNNNNNNNNNNNNNNNNNNNNNNNNNNNNNNNNNNNNNNNNNNNNNNNNNNNNNNNNNNNNNNNNNNNNNNNNNNNNNNNNNNNNNNNNNNNNNNNNNNNNNNNNNNNNNNNNNNNNNNNNNNNNNNNNNNNNNNNNNNNNNNNNNNNNNNNNNNNNNNNNNNNNNNNNNNNNNNNNNNNNNNNNNNNNNNNNNNNNNNNNNNNNNNNNNNNNNNNNNNNNNNNNNNNNNNNNNNNNNNNNNNNNNNNNNNNNNNNNNNNNNNNNNNNNNNNNNNNNNNNNNNNNNNNNNNNNNNNNNNNNNNNNNNNNNNNNNNNNNNNNNNNNNNNNNNNNNNNNNNNNNNNNNNNNNNNNNNNGTATATTAcactttttctttcaataatttagtattttatagttaaaaattaaatttatataatattttaaaatcacctCAGTATAATTCTTCTTAGTAAAATGTTTGTGGTTTTGGCTAGATCAatcactgatttttttttttgtaaaagtatttgTTATGTCAATACCTTTACTTAcattcaatagaaaaaaaatctaatttttaccATTTTCTTCACGAAAACttatgattttgtaatttttcatatatgaaaataacagGAACTGTACAAGAAAAGCTAACTACATGTAATAGGCTTTTACCTAAAAAACCTGGAAAATGTATTAAAGAAGATTGTGATCATTTGTGTAAGAAAAAATGGCCAAAAACAATTGTTGGGACGGATCTGTGTGGCGTCGCCAGCCAAAttccttaattttgtttatccacaataaaacttaaattactaatcattaaaattaagtaataaaatatttgttggaTCTTCTTGTTCTGATCAGGGCCTGAGAAAGGGGTAGGACACCCTTCCCATAGTTTGAGCAAACTGATAGTTTGattggcttgtagttgttggtTTCGTTATGTATGGGTTGTAGTTGTTGGGTTTGTTATgtattgtgttgttgttgttagtgttatgttcttcttgttgtgtCCTCTTTGTTGTCTAATGAGAAAGGAGataccaaaataacaaaaaacagagacattGGCACAAATGGTTCAAAACCAATACATAAGCCTAATTAATCCTAAAAATGCATCCATGGTTCAAAACCAATACATAAGCCGAGTTAAACATCCTAAAACAGAGACCATTACATTAATTATCCTAATCAGATGGGAAAACAAAAACCCGACCATCTAACACTTCCTAATCCTTCATCCTTGCTAGATCATCTTTGAGACATCATAACTCCTTGAGACGGTTCCACTTGAGTGCCTTGAGTGCCTTGAGCAAGTTCAAATGTCTAAGACACAAGATGAAGCAAAATAAAGGTCAGTTTCACATACTATTTAACACAAGGTAGATTGAAAACTTCACTCACTAACCTGTTTAGaagacttcttcttcgagtGAAACCTAGAATTGTGACCAGCTTCACCACACATACCACAATGCATTAtccttttcaactttttaggtgtttttttcGAAGGAGACTCATTTggtctttttttcctctttttgtccTTCTTATTCTCCTTTCCTTTCTTCCTCCTAGGCTGCGGGGGTGATGGTAGTCTATGCACATTAGGGAAGTTAGTAGATGGCCAATAAGCAGGTCCTCTTTGTGGAACAAGGCCTTCTGTGTAGTTCCTCCTCCACATAGGTGTCCGAAACCAGAAACACACATAGTCTTCAACCTCAAACTTCCTATCAATAATGACTCCATAAGCATGCTCACAAGGAATGCCACAGATTTTCCATTTTTGACAAGTGCAAGTCCTCTCAGTCAAGCTTACCCGATGAGAAATTCCACTAAGTGTAGCTTCGTAACTGTCGTTTGTGCTCCTTCTTATCTGACATTCGGAAGCTTTTTCAAATTCTTTGGCAAGGAACTTAGACACATATGGCGTGCATCTCCCATTGTGATCATGAGACTCGGCAGATCTCCTGGCAATCCTGACCATCGCAAGTCTCCTTATGGTCTCAAGCATTGGCACAAATGCTTTGTTCCTGGCTTTCAAAATGGAGTTGTTGAATGACTCGACTGAGTTATTCTCAACATCTTCACAGAAGTTTCCTTGCTTGTAGAACGCCCTGCACCAATTTCTTGGTTTCGACTTTACAACATCACGCCAGACAATCTCACTGTAGTTTTTAAGCTTGATCATGTTTGCTTCAAAATCCTTCTCATTGTAGCTCCATGCAATATCCCAGACATACTTCTTCATCTTTTATCTT harbors:
- the LOC104773955 gene encoding uncharacterized protein LOC104773955, with the translated sequence MKKYVWDIAWSYNEKDFEANMIKLKNYSEIVWRDVVKSKPRNWCRAFYKQGNFCEDVENNSVESFNNSILKARNKAFVPMLETIRRLAMVRIARRSAESHDHNGRCTPYVSKFLAKEFEKASECQIRRSTNDSYEATLSGISHRVSLTERTCTCQKWKICGIPCEHAYGVIIDRKFEVEDYVCFWFRTPMWRRNYTEGLVPQRGPAYWPSTNFPNVHRLPSPPQPRRKKGKENKKDKKRKKRPNESPSKKTPKKLKRIMHCGMCGEAGHNSRFHSKKKSSKQTFELAQGTQGTQVEPSQGVMMSQR